In Pseudophryne corroboree isolate aPseCor3 chromosome 2, aPseCor3.hap2, whole genome shotgun sequence, the sequence GTTCAACCCGTTTATTAGTTATAATATAACTTTCAGAAAAAAAGTGGAGAGCTTTGTCATTGATTAATTTTAACATCTTCAGTATCTTCGGTGAGACAGCAGAGATCAGGCATGTAACATTTTATTTGCTTTCTTTATATCAGTGGGAAGACGTCCAAAGCGTACATGACGTTTGCATGAAGAACCATCGTCCGATGAACCCTTGTCCTGTCTATGAAGACACCACAAAAGTTTTGTTCTTATTCTTCAACTGCATACCCGATGGAATGTCGGAGGAATATATGAAGATGTGGGGAAACTCTGCCAAGATGTGTTACGTTATCAGCAGGGATTGGGGGACAACCTGGAGCAACACCTTTGACATCACACACGTGACCAGTCACATCGGTAATATGGCCACCGTCTTCTTGTCTCCTGGACACGGAATCCAAACAAAGTCCGGGAAGCTCATCATTCCGGCCTACGTTTATGTTGCCAAATATTGGTTCATAAACTGGTGGTTCCCTAAAGCCCACTCATTCTACGTCTACAGTGAGGACCAGGGGAACACGTGGTGGATATCTGAACGGATTAACAAGTTTGAGTGTGGGGAGTGTGAGCTGGCAGAAATATTGAGCAAGGGTAACAAGAGTATGCTCTACCTCAATGCACGAACCACGTCCAGTATGAGGATGGAGGCGCAGATGCTGAACGTTGGAAGTGAGTTTAGTGTTGTTGAAGAAAGTAGTAAATTGAAAGAGATAAATGATGGATGTTTCGGCAGTGTTATAAGTTTCCCAGGGACAGTACGGCCAGGGCAGGAGCACACAGACTGGCTTTTATTCTCACACCCAACCAAGGTGGGACGTAAAGATCTTGGCATCTTCTTAAACAAGTCTCCTCTGATGTCTGAGGTGTGGTCTAAGCCATGGATTATTCACGATGGTCCAGCGGCTTACTCCGATCTTGCCGTCTGCTGGGATAACAAAATATTTGCCATCTTATTTGAGACCGGGGTTGTAAGTCCATATGAGAAGATCAGTTTCCGTCTGTTTACATTACATGATGTCTTGAAAAACATTTAACAATTAAAAACGTCCGTTTGGCGTCTTTAGAAAGTGAGTTACTTAATTACATAAAGTTGAAATTCATTATGATTGTGACTTTGCCTGTGAGGATGTAGGGCCCGaatcagacctgatggctgctgtgcatttttgcagcggcctgcgatcagatagccaccgctcggggagagtgaaaacccgctccgtgcaagtgtgcgattgcatgtgtacaccgtgcgaAAATTCTGCcacacagcggacatctgcaaatccgtttgcacctcactcaccatcaaatgatttttccatactgtacagtctgtgcgtagcccaggacctactcctatagtgcgatacaaacaggctgatcggggccggtgctgacgtcacacacccgccctgaaaacgctcggCAATGCCTGCGTttatcctgacactcccagaaaacgttcagttaccacccacaaatgttctcttcctgtcaatcactttgcgaatgcccatgcaatcgaaattttcacactatcctgtcgctgtttggtgacgcgcctgcgcattgcggtgcctacgcgcgtgcacagtcattcgataatcgcccgctgtgcgacttCGCACAAcagaaatcaggtctgaatcggacccaTACTTTGGTGCAGCAAAACAACACGCTCCTGACAAACATTTCCTATATTACAAGGGTAATCCTGAAATGTAATTTTGATTTTGATTAATAAATGGATAAGTATACGTAGCCTTTGTGTGTTGTTTGAATTTGCAGGTTCTCTTTATCTATTTTTCCGTCTTATATGAAGGTATGAACATATTCAAGGTCATATTTATGCAAAAATTCTGAAAGTTCTAACGGGTTCAGAAATTTAGTAGAATCACTGTATTGTAAAGAGAGGGAGAGCGTCCCCACATGCTGGCTCCCATTTACCACCAGTGAGAAGCCGGAGTTGCGGGCTGAATTTGGACGGTTTTTAAAAGGAGCAATCATGTGCAGGGCTAAACCATgcctgtaaatgattgcccctttaaaaaaaaaaaagtcagatatcGTCCAGTATCTCGCTCCTCCAGCAAACTCGGTCCCTATTACATATGCGCCCTAGTTTATATTTTATTATCACACTTTTCTTAATATTAACCCATATTTTGCTGTTTTTCACATTGTATGTAACTTATCTGCAATTTTAAAACTGTATAATAAAAGATAAATTTTATCCTTTGTGCACCTGTACAGACTCTTTTCTCTTTTGCTTGTGTTCCACAGCCTCAGCCCTAAAATGAAACTCAAGTTAGATTGAGGTGAAACCATTCCCCTTATTAGGCCATACTGGATGCTTCCCAAAGACATGCCCAGGTTCCCCTTCTCAAGAACTTGACACCTTGTTTATTTTAAAGGGAAGCAGTGCTGATTAACAACAGGGCGGCCATGACAGCTGCTCGGGAGGTCCCCACGCATAGCTCAGTCGCCAGTCTACGGGGCACCGTGCTATATCTGAACTGGGGCCACCACACTCTGTTTAACACATTTGCACGGTATACTTTTTAATAATATCCCAGCATATCttattgacaattttattggtaggggccccCACCAGTTAGTTGTACTTGGGCCCACAAAAATTTTGATATGGCCCTGAAGGGAAGGTCGCCCATAATCCTACAAAAAGTACCTGTGCTAAAGTTTGGCTGCCAATCAGTGCAGAACCTGAAACAAAACAAAATAAGTTGGAACAAAATGAGGAATCCTAACCCATTGCTGATCTGTGAGGGGTGGTGACGAGCGTGAAAAGTCTGGTGTAGTCAGGCACTTACCTCACTCCCCATGCTCTCACCTTCAGACCACCGATGAAGCTCCGGTAGATGGTCCTGGAACACAGGCGGTGATGGCTGAAAATCCTGCTCATAGACCCTGCAGAGGGAAGCAAACATGCTCCAGATGACCCCTACTGGGTCCAGTGGGGGTGGTGGTGGCCTCATATTTACCGTCACTCCGATGCCCAGCAAGGATGGGGGTGGGGTCAGTAGGGGAATAACATACAAAATACAGATAATGCTCACAAGATGCTGTCTTTCTGGATCCAGTGATTCTCTCTCTGCTCCAGTGGCTCCTGCTGTTAGTATCTATTCTGCCTGCAGTCCCAGGGAGTCTTGTCCAGCTCTCAGTGGTACCAGTTCCAGCATAGCCGGTAACAGTCTGTCACCCAAGCATAGCCGGTCTCAGCCCGGGTCCTGAGAATAGCCAGTCCCAGCCCAGCACCCAAGCATATGCGCGTCCATCCTGACACCAGAGCATAAACACTTCAAGCCCTGTACCCAAGTCAAGGTGGTCCCAACCTGGCACCTGTGCATAGACAGTTCCAGCACGGCAGTCTATCCTAGCCAGTCCAAATTAAGCATTCAGAGTGTTCCGGTCTAGCTTCCAGCTTAGTTCCAGTGTCCCTCTTCTCCTGGTACCAGTCTTTGGTCTTCCTGACCCAGGCTGGACCTATCATCTCAAGCCTCTTTCCTAACCTCATGCAAAGAAGTTGTGTATGTTCTCCCAGGTTCCTGCATTCGATTGTCACTTCTGAACCAGACCAAGTATCATCTCCATAGACACAAGAATCCACAACTCTGACTCTAGATGTTCTCCTAGTCTGTTTCCAAAtcctgtcacatacagtacatctagAAAAAAGACCTATCcagaatatgaccatatcttacacaagacactgcaaaaactctaatccacgctcttatTACCTCCTATAGATTGTTGTAATAGTCTCCTGCTcaggggcgtcactgcccctggtgataCCCGGTGAGGGAGGCCGCGAAACGGGGGCGTGACCTAGCATGAGATCCCCGTTTTCGGCACTCCAGGGGTTAAGGAGATGCTAGCTGCCCCCAGGGGAGTGCCTCTATGCCTCATATATGCctactccccctctccccccccccccatcctcccctccTCAGCCTGCAGCGTGGGGCTCctgtcactttgtgtctctcacctgtgtccgcACCTCCCAGTGCTCCGTGCCCAGTGTGCGTGTGAGTGCGCAGCGCTGCCGGTCTCTGTCTCTCACGCAGCGGCAAGTCTCTCACGCACAGGCTGAACGTGCCATCAGCTGATTGGATGCTGTGCCGGCAGCTGCAGCATCATCCGAGCGTGGGGAGCCAGCTGTGCCGTgtcggctcctacacagtgacaggagccaggtgctgaatgtattgttacagtgcagcacccggctcctgtcactgaacaggagccggcattttggtgtcacccctcggcgggtgatacctgggccgcacccaccttgtgacgtcaTTGTTTCTACTGGTCTTCTCCAATACAGACTCTCACCCCTAGAATCCATTTACAATGCTGCTGTCAGGCTGATCTTGGTGGCTAAACGTTCATTATCTGTGCTGCCTGTTCccccactggttacctgtattctacccaaTTCAATACAACATACTTTACTAGCAcctaaggctattaaccaacctaCTGTACATAAATAAACATCTTTTTACTTACCTCAAAATATCTCCCGGCCCGATCtgtacaagggtggtcattccgagttgttcgctcgttgccgattttcgctatactgcgatttgttgctaattgcgcatgcgcatggtacacagcacgtatgcgcttagttatttaacacaaaacttaaaagatttacacaagctcgagttacgttttttcatcgctcgagtgatcgtagtgtgcttgacagaaagtgggtgtttctgggaggtaactggtcgttttcagggagtgtgctgaaaaatgcaTGCGTTCcacgcaaaaacgcgggagtggctggagaaacgggggagtggctggtcgaacgcagggcgtgtttgtgacgtcaaaccaggaactaaacggactgaggtgatcgcaatcaaggagtaggtctggagctactcagaaactgcaaagaattatttagtagcagaattgctaatctttcgttcgctattctgctgagctaagatcatacttacctacattgtttttctcctctccgggagaagccggagaggagacgctgcaggtgcctttggggggggggggcgggccgggctgtgacatcactaagctccgcccccgcatcgggaaatgttgcgattcgcgggaagggggcggggctaaaatgacgcgat encodes:
- the LOC135050467 gene encoding sialidase-3-like yields the protein MTAAQPQTLFKKEPGGPVYRIPSLIYMRAENMFLAFAEKRKDGSDTSAECLVMRRGVYKADNVAWEDVQSVHDVCMKNHRPMNPCPVYEDTTKVLFLFFNCIPDGMSEEYMKMWGNSAKMCYVISRDWGTTWSNTFDITHVTSHIGNMATVFLSPGHGIQTKSGKLIIPAYVYVAKYWFINWWFPKAHSFYVYSEDQGNTWWISERINKFECGECELAEILSKGNKSMLYLNARTTSSMRMEAQMLNVGSEFSVVEESSKLKEINDGCFGSVISFPGTVRPGQEHTDWLLFSHPTKVGRKDLGIFLNKSPLMSEVWSKPWIIHDGPAAYSDLAVCWDNKIFAILFETGVVSPYEKISFRLFTLHDVLKNI